One genomic window of Fusarium fujikuroi IMI 58289 draft genome, chromosome FFUJ_chr01 includes the following:
- a CDS encoding probable deoxyribodipyrimidine photo-lyase PHR, giving the protein MPPKRTKRESSSPPVKKAKTSKTNGSSSSDAWRQPHHKAGEAEENGIAIRKFYPPEMSNARARAYNDNELPRPIEVLVSALEDTAQERKSTDVKKAIVHWFKMDLRLSDNRALALASDKAKEAGVPLIAMYIISPQDYEAHLRSPVRVDFMLRTLEVIKHDLAKLDIPLYVETVEKRKRVPDRILELMDEWGASHLYANMEYEVDELRREASMIRDFAENGKAFEVVHDTCVVPPGELHTGAGKQYAVYTPWYRSWVAHIHENLDLLELYDPPQKNPGSARKDFAKLFDVEIPDAPKSKQLDGEEKERLRSLWPCGEHEAKKRLDKFCEEMIGNYQKKRNIPAEAGTSSLSVHLASGTISARTCVRTARDRNKTKKLNGGNEGIQTWISEVAWRDFYKHVLVHWPYVCMNKPFKPEYSNISWSYDDEHFAAWCEGRTGFPIVDAAMRQLNHLGYMHNRCRMIVACFLAKDLLLDWRKGERYFMEHLVDGDFASNNGGWGFSASVGVDPQPYFRIFNPLLQSEKFDPDGDYIRKWVPELKGLDSKAIHDPYNRGAGPKAKKNGYPAPIVTHKECRDRALAAYKEGLASGE; this is encoded by the exons ATGCCTCCCAAAAGAACCAAACGCGAGTCTTCATCGCCTCCGGTCAAAAAGGCAAAGACGTCCAAAACAAACGGTTCCAGCTCTTCAGATGCTTGGCGCCAACCTCATCACAAGGCTGGAGAAGCCGAAGAGAACGGGATCGCGATCCGGAAATTCTACCCTCCAGAAATGAGCAATGCGAGAGCTCGCGCCTACAACGACAATGAACTTCCGCGGCCAATCGAGGTACTCGTCAGTGCCCTCGAGGATACAGCACAGGAGCGGAAAAGCACCGACGTAAAGAAAGCCATCGTCCATTGGTTCAAAATGGACTTGCGGCTATCCGACAACAGAGCTTTGGCTCTGGCTAGTGACAAGGCAAAAGAAGCAGGAGTTCCTTTGATTGCTATGTATATCATCAGCCCACAAGACTATGAAGCTCACCTGAGATCACCAGTGCGTGTCGATTTCATGCTGCGAACTTTGGAAGTCATCAAACATGATCTTGCAAAGCTCGATATCCCATTGTACGTGGAGACAGTTGAAAAGAGGAAGCGGGTTCCCGACCGGATCTTGGAGCTCATGGACGAATGGGGCGCCAGCCATTTGTACGCCAATATGGAGTATGAAGTTGACGAATTGAGGCGCGAGGCCTCGATGATCAGAGACTTTGCAGAGAATGGCAAGGCATTCGAAGTCGTCCATGATACCTGCGTCGTCCCTCCAGGAGAACTCCACACCGGCGCTGGGAAGCAGTATGCAGTTTACACTCCATGGTATCGGTCATGGGTTGCTCACATTCATGAGaatcttgatcttttggagTTGTATGACCCACCCCAGAAGAACCCTGGCAGTGCACGAAAGGACTTTGCGAAGCTCTTCGATGTTGAAATTCCGGACGCCCCCAAAAGCAAACAGCTTGATGGCGAAGAGAAGGAGCGATTGCGCTCACTTTGGCCATGCGGAGAGCACGAGGCGAAGAAGCGTCTGGACAAATTCTGTGAGGAGATGATCGGCAActaccagaagaagaggaatatTCCAGCTGAGGCTGGGACTTCTTCCTTATCGGTACATCTGGCGTCTGGCACGATCAGCGCGAGAACGTGTGTACGGACCGCACGTGATAGAAACAAgacgaagaagttgaacgGCGGTAACGAAGGTATCCAAACCTGGATCAGTGAGGTTGCTTGGCGAGACTTTTATAAGCATGTTTTGGTCCATTGGCCCTACGTCTG CATGAACAAGCCTTTCAAGCCCGAATACTCTAATATCTCATGGTCATATGACGATGAACATTTTGCCGCTTGGTGTGAGGGAAGAACGGGCTTTCCCATCGTCGATGCGGCGATGCGACAGCTGAACCATTTGGGATACATGCACAACCGTTGTCGCATGATTGTCGCATGTTTTCTGGCAAAGGATCTCTTGCTAGACTG GCGAAAGGGCGAAAGGTATTTCATGGAACATCTTGTCGATGGTGACTTTGCTTCAAACAATGGTGGGTGGGGATTCAGCGccagtgttggtgttgacccTCAACCTTACTTCCGCATCTTCAACCCCTTGCTGCAGAGCGAGAAGTTTGACCCCGATGGCGATTATATCCGCAAATGGGTTCCTGAGCTAAAGGGTCTTGACAGCAAGGCTATCCACGATCCATACAATCGAGGCGCTGGACCCAAAGCCAAAAAGAACGGCTATCCTGCGCCAATTGTCACGCATAAGGAATGTCGGGATCGAGCGTTGGCAGCATACAAGGAGGGCCTTGCGAGTGGCGAGTGA
- a CDS encoding probable 40s ribosomal protein s21 (CRP-7) — translation MENDRGEIVDLYVPRKCSATNRIIKAKDHGSVQISIAKVDENGRAIQGENHVYALCGFVRAMGESDDSLNRLAQRDGLLKSVWSGQR, via the exons ATGGAGAACGACCGCGGCGAGATTGTGGACCT TTACGTCCCCCGCAAGTGCAGCGCCACCAACCgcatcatcaaggccaaggatcACGGCTCTGTCCAGatctccatcgccaaggtTGACGAGAACGGCCGTGCCATCCAGGGCGAGAACCACGTCTACGCCCTCTGCGGTTTCGTCCGAGCCATGGGCGAGAGCGACGACTCCCTCAACCGACTGGCCCAGCGCGACGGTCTCCTCAAGAGCGTCTGGAGCGGACAGCGATAA